One part of the Phragmites australis chromosome 3, lpPhrAust1.1, whole genome shotgun sequence genome encodes these proteins:
- the LOC133912325 gene encoding peroxisomal membrane protein 11-3, with protein sequence MPSSESRDFLAHLEVYLARRDGVDKLLKISRYAARLALAAGPPLPPAASSRLKSFESSVGLSRKAFRLGKFVQSLNALRAHPHLPPPPALLAYGGEGVYYFIEQFVWLAKAGLLPAHLLPRLQRLSAWAELLGYVGSITIKLEEVAKMKSSIRKQLAEGCGEESEAVRTMRGKLLLKRMSVVQDVADAVMALGDVTDGKGLLGSSTLMASAGLLSALISTHKNWNSC encoded by the coding sequence ATGCCCTCCTCCGAGTCCCGCGACTTCCTCGCCCACCTCGAGGTCTACCTTGCTCGCCGCGACGGCGTCGACAAGCTCCTCAAGATCTCCCGCTACGCCGCCCGCCTCGCGCTCGCCGCGGGGCCGCCGCTGccccccgccgcctcctcccgcctcAAGTCCTTCGAGTCCAGCGTCGGCCTCAGCCGCAAGGCCTTCCGCCTCGGCAAGTTCGTGCAGTCCCTCAACGCCCTTCGCGCGCACCCGCACCTGCCCCCGCCGCCCGCGCTCCTTGCCTACGGCGGCGAGGGCGTCTACTACTTCATAGAGCAGTTCGTCTGGCTCGCCAAGGCCGGGCTCCTGCCCGCGCACCTCCTCCCCCGCCTCCAGCGCCTCAGCGCCTGGGCCGAGCTGCTGGGCTACGTTGGCTCCATCACGATTAAGCTGGAAGAGGTGGCGAAGATGAAATCGTCCATCAGGAAGCAGCTTGCGGAGGGCTGCGGGGAGGAGAGCGAGGCAGTGAGGACGATGCGGGGTAAGCTGCTGCTGAAGCGGATGTCGGTGGTGCAGGACGTGGCGGACGCGGTCATGGCGCTAGGAGACGTCACCGATGGGAAGGGGTTGCTCGGCAGCTCCACGCTGATGGCATCCGCAGGCTTGCTCTCGGCGTTGATCAGCACGCACAAGAATTGGAATTCCTGTTGA